From Mya arenaria isolate MELC-2E11 chromosome 12, ASM2691426v1, the proteins below share one genomic window:
- the LOC128211376 gene encoding antiviral innate immune response receptor RIG-I-like isoform X1: MRPTEWYGGFLFALHITGNHFLAKTLESFFLEIPSGFMTKFGLIQQSHHTDANKHVFEDYIEAPTPSTGETFEATSASELQKQMLQRGTHSGHLIDGGSDIENLKDLNIRPERMTLVKDITGEINRSDEESEEENSICSDYESSDAEKEEPKPHSLELRDYQIELAEDAIKGRNTIICSETGTGKTWVALHIVASHLAAASNSPKKVVFMARTGVLIKQQANRFKRYLPQYQTKLVTGEEKDSRMLDACVVNYDIMCLTPQVLINNLDSKNIETLNRFSLLIFDECHYTRGDEPYARLARRYLVEKEKRTEGLPQIVGLTASIGIGPSRTVEEAVDYILHLCAKLDTTILSTVERCKANLIKWIKIPKTEVVKMVTRDPDPGRDFLFSAINDTESLLEDMAFSQPDLTDLMMKKRSAEKESQAYNKWTVDLEKAAQLNVTDHDTVRDISSCARYFNVYNSALEVNNLLQLKHVINYLAEKHTLESQRRGNHTDQERILFKKLLDVQRNLSSRAKEKETENPNAKIVSDQLRQMIQEQEDDPRAIVFVKARATCRALAEYIDRDLRDMGVRASPLHGQQTRGADQGMTESVQTETVEKFREGHYNVMVCTSVGTEGIDVPDCNIVVNYNYSGDEITKIQMKGRSRNKGATHVIVGGDKQVEQEMVNAYKANLMYKAMDEFKRLNPKTIGYKVAIYQREEMQKHRYKMEYEKANKSKMSEDDLEILCRRCNTKVCHVSDIRKLGHDHLVLDKSFANRFTTKPHITPKKYDGIEKKSKMICKKCPMDWGIVAERDGVDLWILKIQCFKFRNMRSADVSAYKKWIEVPYAVPEMTLEDIPKFFGTVDEVA, from the exons ATTACATTGAGGCACCAACTCCGTCTACAGGCGAGACATTTGAAGCAACGTCGGCGTCTGAATTGCAGAAACAAATGCTTCAACGGGGAACCCATAGTGGACATCTAATAGATGGCGGTTCGGACATTGAAAACTTAAAGGACCTGAATATAAGACCTGAGAGAATGACTTTGGTTAAGGATATTAcag GCGAAATAAATCGATCAGACGAGGAAAGTGAAGAAGAAAATTCGATTTGTTCTGATTACGAAAGTTCAGATGCTGAAAAAGAAGAAC CAAAGCCTCATTCATTAGAATTAAGGGATTATCAAATAGAGTTGGCAGAGGACGCTATAAAGGGAAGGAACACGATTATATGCTCTGAAACCGGAACCGGAAAGACTTGGGTTGCTTTACACATTGTTGCCAGTCATCTTGCGGCAGCTAGCAATT caCCAAAGAAGGTTGTGTTTATGGCCAGAACAGGCGTTCTTATAAAGCAACAAGCGAATAGGTTTAAACGGTATCTTCCACAATACCAG ACCAAGCTAGTCACTGGTGAAGAAAAAGATTCCCGAATGTTGGACGCCTGTGTGGTCAACTATGATATCATGTGTTTAACCCCGCAAGTACTGATTAACAATCTTGACAGCAAAAACATTGAAACCCTCAACAGATTTTCGCTGTTGATTTTCGATGAGTGTCACTACACAAGGGGAGATGAGCCTTACGCCAGACTTGCTCGAAGGTATCTTGTAGAAAAGGAAAAACGAACAGAGGGATTACCACAG ATCGTTGGTCTAACAGCTTCAATCGGTATCGGGCCGTCGAGAACCGTTGAGGAAGCTGTTGATTATATTCTGCACCTTTGTGCAAAGCTTGACACAACAATCTTATCAACTGTTGAACGATGCAAGGCAAACCTAATTAAATGGATCAAAATACCGAAAACAG AAGTTGTAAAGATGGTAACACGGGACCCTGATCCTGGAAGGGATTTCTTGTTCAGTGCAATCAATGACACAGAATCGTTACTTGAAG ATATGGCGTTTTCACAGCCTGATCTTACTGATTTAATGATGAAGAAAAGGTCAGCGGAAAAGGAGTCACAGGCATATAACAAGTGGACTGTTGATCTTGAAAAAGCGGCACAACTGAACGTAACAGATCACGACACGGTGCGAGACATCAGCTCCTGTGCACGTTATTTTAAT GTGTACAATTCCGCCCTGGAAGTCAACAATCTTTTGCAACTGAAACACGTCATTAACTACCTGGCAGAGAAACATACCTTAGAAAGTCAAAGGAGAGGCAATCACACAGATCAAGAAAGAATTCTTTTCAAAAAGTTGTTGG ATGTTCAGAGAAATTTGTCTTCAAGAGCAAAAGAAAAAGAGACTGAAAACCCAAATGCGAAAATAGTCAGCGATCAATTGCGCCAGATGATCCAGGAACAGGAAGATGACCCGCGAGCAATAGTATTTGTGAAGGCACGGGCAACGTGCAGAGCATTGGCAGAGTATATCGATAGAGATCTGCGAGATATGGGTGTTCGGGCAAGCCCACTTCATGGCCAACAAACCCGCGGAGCGGACCAAG GTATGACTGAGAGCGTTCAAACCGAGACTGTAGAAAAGTTCAGGGAAGGGCATTACAATGTGATGGTTTGCACCTCCGTCGGAACAGAGGGCATAGACGTTCCTGATTGTAACATCGTGGTGAATTACAACTACTCCGGGGATGAAATAACCAAGATACAAATGAAAG GTCGCAGCAGGAATAAGGGCGCCACTCATGTTATAGTTGGAGGCGACAAACAAGTGGAACAGGAAATGGTGAACGCGTACAAAGCAAACCTGATGTATAAGGCGATGGATGAATTTAAGCGGCTTAACCCAAAGACCATTGGGTATAAGGTTGCTATATACCAGAGGGAGGAGATGCAAAAACATAGATATAAGATGGAATACGAAAAGGCTAATAAAAGCAAAATGTCGGAAGATGATTTGGAAATACTTTGCAGGAGATGCAACACAAAGGTCTGTCATGTTTCTGACATTCGAAAGCTTGGCCATGACCATCTTGTCTTGGATAAGAGCTTTGCAAACAGATTCACCACGAAACCGCACATAACCCCCAAAAAGTACGACGGCATAGAAAAGAAATCCAAAATGATCTGTAAAAAATGCCCAATGGACTGGGGAATAGTTGCAGAAAGGGATGGCGTCGACCTTtggattttgaaaatacaatgcTTCAAATTTCGGAACATGCGTTCTGCCGATGTCTCAGCATACAAGAAGTGGATAGAAGTTCCATATGCTGTCCCCGAGATGACCCTGGAAGACATTCCAAAGTTCTTTGGAACTGTAGACGAAGTAGCCtaa
- the LOC128211376 gene encoding antiviral innate immune response receptor RIG-I-like isoform X2, translating into MRPTEWYGGFLFALHITGNHFLAKTLESFFLEIPSGFMTKFGLIQQSHHTDANKHVFEDYIEAPTPSTGETFEATSASELQKQMLQRGTHSGHLIDGGSDIENLKDLNIRPERMTLVKDITGEINRSDEESEEENSICSDYESSDAEKEEPKPHSLELRDYQIELAEDAIKGRNTIICSETGTGKTWVALHIVASHLAAASNSPKKVVFMARTGVLIKQQANRFKRYLPQYQTKLVTGEEKDSRMLDACVVNYDIMCLTPQVLINNLDSKNIETLNRFSLLIFDECHYTRGDEPYARLARRYLVEKEKRTEGLPQIVGLTASIGIGPSRTVEEAVDYILHLCAKLDTTILSTVERCKANLIKWIKIPKTEVVKMVTRDPDPGRDFLFSAINDTESLLEDMAFSQPDLTDLMMKKRSAEKESQAYNKWTVDLEKAAQLNVTDHDTVYNSALEVNNLLQLKHVINYLAEKHTLESQRRGNHTDQERILFKKLLDVQRNLSSRAKEKETENPNAKIVSDQLRQMIQEQEDDPRAIVFVKARATCRALAEYIDRDLRDMGVRASPLHGQQTRGADQGMTESVQTETVEKFREGHYNVMVCTSVGTEGIDVPDCNIVVNYNYSGDEITKIQMKGRSRNKGATHVIVGGDKQVEQEMVNAYKANLMYKAMDEFKRLNPKTIGYKVAIYQREEMQKHRYKMEYEKANKSKMSEDDLEILCRRCNTKVCHVSDIRKLGHDHLVLDKSFANRFTTKPHITPKKYDGIEKKSKMICKKCPMDWGIVAERDGVDLWILKIQCFKFRNMRSADVSAYKKWIEVPYAVPEMTLEDIPKFFGTVDEVA; encoded by the exons ATTACATTGAGGCACCAACTCCGTCTACAGGCGAGACATTTGAAGCAACGTCGGCGTCTGAATTGCAGAAACAAATGCTTCAACGGGGAACCCATAGTGGACATCTAATAGATGGCGGTTCGGACATTGAAAACTTAAAGGACCTGAATATAAGACCTGAGAGAATGACTTTGGTTAAGGATATTAcag GCGAAATAAATCGATCAGACGAGGAAAGTGAAGAAGAAAATTCGATTTGTTCTGATTACGAAAGTTCAGATGCTGAAAAAGAAGAAC CAAAGCCTCATTCATTAGAATTAAGGGATTATCAAATAGAGTTGGCAGAGGACGCTATAAAGGGAAGGAACACGATTATATGCTCTGAAACCGGAACCGGAAAGACTTGGGTTGCTTTACACATTGTTGCCAGTCATCTTGCGGCAGCTAGCAATT caCCAAAGAAGGTTGTGTTTATGGCCAGAACAGGCGTTCTTATAAAGCAACAAGCGAATAGGTTTAAACGGTATCTTCCACAATACCAG ACCAAGCTAGTCACTGGTGAAGAAAAAGATTCCCGAATGTTGGACGCCTGTGTGGTCAACTATGATATCATGTGTTTAACCCCGCAAGTACTGATTAACAATCTTGACAGCAAAAACATTGAAACCCTCAACAGATTTTCGCTGTTGATTTTCGATGAGTGTCACTACACAAGGGGAGATGAGCCTTACGCCAGACTTGCTCGAAGGTATCTTGTAGAAAAGGAAAAACGAACAGAGGGATTACCACAG ATCGTTGGTCTAACAGCTTCAATCGGTATCGGGCCGTCGAGAACCGTTGAGGAAGCTGTTGATTATATTCTGCACCTTTGTGCAAAGCTTGACACAACAATCTTATCAACTGTTGAACGATGCAAGGCAAACCTAATTAAATGGATCAAAATACCGAAAACAG AAGTTGTAAAGATGGTAACACGGGACCCTGATCCTGGAAGGGATTTCTTGTTCAGTGCAATCAATGACACAGAATCGTTACTTGAAG ATATGGCGTTTTCACAGCCTGATCTTACTGATTTAATGATGAAGAAAAGGTCAGCGGAAAAGGAGTCACAGGCATATAACAAGTGGACTGTTGATCTTGAAAAAGCGGCACAACTGAACGTAACAGATCACGACACG GTGTACAATTCCGCCCTGGAAGTCAACAATCTTTTGCAACTGAAACACGTCATTAACTACCTGGCAGAGAAACATACCTTAGAAAGTCAAAGGAGAGGCAATCACACAGATCAAGAAAGAATTCTTTTCAAAAAGTTGTTGG ATGTTCAGAGAAATTTGTCTTCAAGAGCAAAAGAAAAAGAGACTGAAAACCCAAATGCGAAAATAGTCAGCGATCAATTGCGCCAGATGATCCAGGAACAGGAAGATGACCCGCGAGCAATAGTATTTGTGAAGGCACGGGCAACGTGCAGAGCATTGGCAGAGTATATCGATAGAGATCTGCGAGATATGGGTGTTCGGGCAAGCCCACTTCATGGCCAACAAACCCGCGGAGCGGACCAAG GTATGACTGAGAGCGTTCAAACCGAGACTGTAGAAAAGTTCAGGGAAGGGCATTACAATGTGATGGTTTGCACCTCCGTCGGAACAGAGGGCATAGACGTTCCTGATTGTAACATCGTGGTGAATTACAACTACTCCGGGGATGAAATAACCAAGATACAAATGAAAG GTCGCAGCAGGAATAAGGGCGCCACTCATGTTATAGTTGGAGGCGACAAACAAGTGGAACAGGAAATGGTGAACGCGTACAAAGCAAACCTGATGTATAAGGCGATGGATGAATTTAAGCGGCTTAACCCAAAGACCATTGGGTATAAGGTTGCTATATACCAGAGGGAGGAGATGCAAAAACATAGATATAAGATGGAATACGAAAAGGCTAATAAAAGCAAAATGTCGGAAGATGATTTGGAAATACTTTGCAGGAGATGCAACACAAAGGTCTGTCATGTTTCTGACATTCGAAAGCTTGGCCATGACCATCTTGTCTTGGATAAGAGCTTTGCAAACAGATTCACCACGAAACCGCACATAACCCCCAAAAAGTACGACGGCATAGAAAAGAAATCCAAAATGATCTGTAAAAAATGCCCAATGGACTGGGGAATAGTTGCAGAAAGGGATGGCGTCGACCTTtggattttgaaaatacaatgcTTCAAATTTCGGAACATGCGTTCTGCCGATGTCTCAGCATACAAGAAGTGGATAGAAGTTCCATATGCTGTCCCCGAGATGACCCTGGAAGACATTCCAAAGTTCTTTGGAACTGTAGACGAAGTAGCCtaa